The Gemmatimonas phototrophica region GGCTCCCGCACCTGCGCGCATCTCGTGCAATCCGCCGCGGGGGTCATGATTTTTGCCGAACCCCGCTTCGCCACGGCCATTCTGAGTGAGCGGGATCTGGCCGGCCTGGCCGACGCCAACGATGAATTGGATCGCGTGGTCACGCAGCTGCTCGACCGGCGCCCCGATATCCGCACCCTGTTCCTGGTGGGCTCCTGTCCGTCGGAGGTCATCAAGCTCGATCTGAGCCGAGCCGCCGAGCGCCTGAACGGCCAGTTCATGCCGCGGGTGCAGATCCTGAACTACTCGGGCAGCGGGATCGAAACCACCTTCACGCAAGGTGAGGATGCCTGCCTGTGCAGCATGGTCCCGCACATGCCGAAGAGCACCACCGCCACGCAGGAACTGCTGATCGTGGGCACGGTGGCCGACGTGGTGGAAGATCAGTTCTCCCGCATGTTCGACAAGCTGGGCGTGGGGCCGGTGCGTTTCTTCCCGCCGCGCCGCGCCCGCGACCTGCCGCCGGTGGGCCCCAATACCCGGCTCCTGCTGGCGCAGCCGTTTGTCGGGGAAACGGCGCGTGCCCTCATGGCCCGCGGAGCAACCCTCCTGTCGGCGCCGTATCCCTTTGGGGTGAATGGCACCACCGCCTGGCTCAAGGCCGCAGCGGACGCCTGGAACGTGAGTGACGCGCACTTTGATGCCGCGATTGCCCCCAACGCCGACCGGGCCCGCCTGGCGCTGGAGCGCTATCGCACGCAACTCGAAGGGAAGCGTCTCTTCATGTTTCCCGATTCCCAGCTGGAAATTCCGTTGTCCCGCTTCCTGCACGAAGAGTGCGGGATGGAGCTCGTCGAGGTGGGTACCCCGTATCTCGACAAGCTCATGATGGACGCGGAGCTCGCCCGACTCCCCGACACGGTGCAGTTGAGTGAAGGGCAGGACGTCGAGAAACAGCTCGATCGGTGCCGCGACGCACGACCCGACCTCACTGTGTGCGGCCTCGGCCTCGCCAACCCGCTCGAGGCGGAAGGAT contains the following coding sequences:
- a CDS encoding ferredoxin:protochlorophyllide reductase (ATP-dependent) subunit N is translated as MSTVLELPVIRERGQREVFCGLTGIVWLHRKMQDAFFLVVGSRTCAHLVQSAAGVMIFAEPRFATAILSERDLAGLADANDELDRVVTQLLDRRPDIRTLFLVGSCPSEVIKLDLSRAAERLNGQFMPRVQILNYSGSGIETTFTQGEDACLCSMVPHMPKSTTATQELLIVGTVADVVEDQFSRMFDKLGVGPVRFFPPRRARDLPPVGPNTRLLLAQPFVGETARALMARGATLLSAPYPFGVNGTTAWLKAAADAWNVSDAHFDAAIAPNADRARLALERYRTQLEGKRLFMFPDSQLEIPLSRFLHEECGMELVEVGTPYLDKLMMDAELARLPDTVQLSEGQDVEKQLDRCRDARPDLTVCGLGLANPLEAEGLRTKWSIELVFSPVHGFEQAGDLAELFARPLDRARRLAV